A region from the Nocardioides coralli genome encodes:
- a CDS encoding glycosyltransferase family A protein, whose protein sequence is MTAVDLSLVVTAHNETFVCGPTMTAADLAVQAARDAGYTVQTIVALDKATPETTDYFHQPAFDHWERWEMDHGDLGRVRNALIPRTDGRHIAFLDADDLFSENWLARGLDTLTAAEARGERVIAHPEVNIVFDGGKYLLQNVDQDSPLFTPYFLYVRNGYDSLCLTPREAHLEVPYVHRDIPNGLSFQDWQFAVETMSRGWRHVVVRDTIIFKRRRDFSLVVESSGRKSILRSLPEMTIDRIRDLHR, encoded by the coding sequence ATGACCGCCGTCGACCTGTCGCTGGTCGTGACAGCGCACAACGAGACCTTCGTGTGCGGGCCCACGATGACGGCGGCCGATCTCGCGGTGCAGGCCGCGCGAGACGCCGGCTACACCGTCCAGACCATCGTCGCGCTGGACAAGGCGACACCCGAGACCACCGACTACTTCCACCAACCGGCCTTCGACCACTGGGAGCGCTGGGAGATGGACCACGGCGACCTCGGCAGGGTCCGGAACGCACTCATCCCGAGAACGGACGGCCGACACATCGCCTTCCTCGACGCCGATGACCTGTTCAGCGAGAACTGGCTGGCCAGGGGCCTGGACACGCTCACGGCCGCAGAAGCCCGGGGTGAGCGTGTGATCGCCCACCCGGAGGTCAACATCGTCTTCGACGGCGGCAAGTACCTGCTCCAGAACGTCGACCAGGACTCCCCGCTGTTCACGCCGTACTTCCTCTACGTCCGCAACGGCTACGACTCGCTCTGCCTCACCCCCCGGGAGGCACACCTCGAGGTGCCCTACGTGCACCGGGACATCCCGAACGGGCTCTCGTTCCAGGACTGGCAGTTCGCCGTCGAGACGATGTCGCGCGGGTGGAGGCACGTGGTGGTGCGCGACACGATCATCTTCAAGCGGCGCCGTGACTTCTCGCTCGTGGTCGAGAGCAGTGGGCGCAAGTCCATCCTGCGGTCGCTGCCGGAGATGACCATCGACCGGATCCGCGACCTGCATCGCTGA
- a CDS encoding sulfotransferase family protein: MTEESLPDAAPDGGRGGVTWRELQSYFPNSRISTYLKPLPSHDLLYVKNPKAACSTLLLWLDRIHTGEKNFRPTNIHQEHRLPSIRQVGRRRVLSMIRGTAFRFTFVRHPLRRLESVYWDKVADNPRWRTRMQAMLDVPQDPAEQISFEQFLSAVELQPVIDMDPHWRPQHVNLLHPLVAYDRVGRVESFDADLQRIRDEAGLPALPWERRNSSRHQTPESVYANRPDLVRRAERIYEKDFELYGY; encoded by the coding sequence ATGACCGAGGAGTCCCTGCCTGACGCCGCCCCGGACGGGGGCCGGGGCGGCGTCACGTGGCGCGAGCTCCAGTCGTACTTCCCGAACTCGCGGATCAGCACCTACCTGAAGCCACTGCCGTCCCACGACCTGCTGTACGTCAAGAACCCGAAGGCCGCGTGCTCGACCCTGCTGCTGTGGTTGGACAGGATCCACACGGGCGAGAAGAACTTCCGTCCCACGAACATCCATCAGGAGCACCGGCTGCCGTCCATCCGGCAGGTGGGCCGACGACGCGTGCTCAGCATGATCCGCGGAACGGCCTTTCGGTTCACCTTCGTCCGACACCCCCTGCGCCGACTCGAATCGGTCTATTGGGACAAGGTGGCGGACAACCCCAGGTGGCGCACCCGGATGCAGGCCATGCTCGACGTGCCGCAGGATCCAGCAGAGCAGATCTCGTTCGAGCAGTTCCTCAGCGCTGTGGAGCTCCAGCCCGTGATCGACATGGACCCGCACTGGCGGCCGCAGCACGTCAATCTCCTGCACCCGCTGGTCGCCTATGACCGCGTCGGTCGGGTCGAGAGCTTCGACGCGGACCTGCAACGGATTCGGGACGAGGCAGGTCTTCCCGCGCTGCCGTGGGAGAGGCGCAACTCCTCACGGCACCAGACGCCCGAGAGCGTCTATGCCAACCGGCCAGACCTGGTACGCCGGGCGGAACGCATCTACGAGAAGGACTTCGAGCTCTACGGGTACTGA
- a CDS encoding glycosyltransferase family 4 protein — MTGSPRSLSARIRTKAAGLRRRLPVPATREAPMVSFVPVPDPVPETTHLGPVMDEQVFRAQLAMRPPGEDADYDLLRANFDTRHYLLQTPELLNQRGVDLIEHFLEHGVDRGLSPHPDFSMSNYLGRFPRRAQGRERSPYLAWLKRGRDAGEIADPTPRVMRMAQVLGLPPAELVDTMAERRRDLQDRFRTGTLGAMMAKAAEIEPLIGAAWTEVADPKLLPLSTAPVADQQHALFRAHEDLGWRQARLVLVINRARWGGGRRLEGHLAHALVGDLAPDDIVVIYTDDSTTSPQGRFPDGVRELDFAQLTAHMPKEHAQRSLVVLLRSLRADAIVTINSRMLYHALRTYGRALTATERVFLCFFCNEQSGLGTWEGWSLRYFYRAFDDVAGVITDSEYLAGELTRMYRVTDAARSRIHVFRAPVDDSLPTPAHEPSPTGRPQVFWAGRWDRQKRVPLLLEVAGLMPDVDFRVWGETVMGGQPPEAPANLSIEGRYGHITEIPLAEADAWLYTSGWDGVPSQLLEVAMTGIPIVATQVGGTGEVVSEADAWPVDAEAGAAAYERAIREVLADPGEARRRAAALRERLLQDRTIEQFTDRARRVLLESREGGEGT, encoded by the coding sequence GTGACGGGCAGCCCACGTTCCCTCTCGGCCAGGATCCGCACCAAGGCGGCCGGCCTCCGGAGGAGGTTGCCGGTCCCGGCGACCCGGGAGGCCCCGATGGTCTCCTTCGTCCCCGTACCCGATCCGGTGCCCGAGACCACACACCTCGGGCCGGTCATGGACGAGCAGGTCTTCCGCGCACAGCTGGCCATGCGACCCCCCGGGGAGGACGCCGACTACGACCTGCTCCGGGCGAACTTCGACACGCGTCACTACCTGCTCCAGACCCCGGAGCTCCTGAACCAGCGGGGCGTGGACCTCATCGAGCACTTCCTCGAGCACGGCGTCGACCGGGGGCTCAGCCCGCACCCCGATTTCTCCATGAGCAACTACCTCGGTCGGTTCCCCCGGCGGGCACAGGGGCGTGAGCGCAGCCCCTACCTCGCGTGGCTCAAGCGGGGTCGGGACGCGGGGGAGATCGCCGACCCCACGCCGCGCGTGATGCGGATGGCACAGGTCCTCGGCCTGCCGCCCGCGGAGCTGGTCGACACGATGGCCGAACGCCGCCGAGACCTCCAGGATCGGTTTCGGACGGGCACGCTCGGAGCCATGATGGCCAAGGCGGCTGAGATCGAACCCCTGATCGGGGCGGCCTGGACTGAGGTGGCCGATCCCAAGCTGCTTCCGTTGAGCACCGCCCCCGTGGCCGATCAGCAGCACGCCCTGTTCCGCGCACACGAGGATCTGGGGTGGCGCCAGGCCCGGCTCGTCCTGGTCATCAACCGCGCACGCTGGGGCGGCGGCCGCCGCCTGGAAGGGCACCTCGCCCACGCCCTCGTCGGCGACCTGGCTCCCGACGACATCGTGGTCATCTACACCGACGACAGCACGACGTCCCCCCAGGGGCGTTTCCCCGACGGCGTCAGGGAGCTCGACTTCGCGCAGCTGACCGCCCACATGCCCAAGGAGCACGCCCAGCGATCCCTCGTCGTGTTGCTGCGGTCGCTCCGGGCGGACGCCATCGTCACCATCAACTCGCGGATGCTATACCACGCCTTGCGCACGTACGGGCGTGCGCTGACCGCGACCGAGCGGGTCTTTCTCTGCTTCTTCTGCAACGAGCAGTCCGGTCTCGGAACCTGGGAGGGCTGGAGCCTCCGCTACTTCTACCGGGCCTTCGACGACGTCGCCGGCGTGATCACCGACAGCGAGTACCTCGCCGGTGAGCTGACGCGGATGTACCGGGTGACGGATGCAGCGCGGTCCCGGATCCACGTCTTCCGTGCCCCCGTCGACGACTCGCTGCCGACCCCGGCCCACGAGCCGTCGCCGACCGGCAGGCCGCAGGTGTTCTGGGCCGGTCGGTGGGATCGGCAGAAGCGCGTGCCGCTGCTGCTCGAGGTGGCTGGTCTGATGCCAGACGTGGACTTCCGGGTCTGGGGCGAGACCGTCATGGGGGGCCAGCCCCCGGAGGCGCCGGCCAACCTGAGCATCGAGGGCCGCTACGGGCACATCACGGAGATCCCCCTCGCCGAGGCCGACGCCTGGCTCTACACCTCGGGCTGGGACGGGGTCCCGAGCCAGCTCCTGGAGGTGGCGATGACCGGGATCCCGATCGTGGCGACCCAGGTCGGTGGTACCGGCGAGGTCGTCAGCGAGGCCGACGCCTGGCCGGTCGACGCCGAGGCGGGCGCGGCGGCCTACGAGCGTGCCATCCGTGAGGTTCTCGCAGATCCGGGGGAGGCGCGCAGGCGCGCGGCTGCGCTCCGCGAGCGGCTGCTGCAGGACCGCACGATCGAGCAGTTCACCGATCGCGCCCGCCGGGTCCTCCTGGAGAGCCGGGAAGGTGGTGAGGGCACATGA